The following are from one region of the Mytilus trossulus isolate FHL-02 unplaced genomic scaffold, PNRI_Mtr1.1.1.hap1 h1tg000234l__unscaffolded, whole genome shotgun sequence genome:
- the LOC134701221 gene encoding uncharacterized protein LOC134701221 — MNILMQMWIYRKLLVRFMAQYFYLLNVAASAEGIGWKLQTIPAVFGSDVVLECILPSSTCCDRYTRRWLGGGNLNLLIMDGISSKPDKYSEEFTKESRSSKLTIHSLDSKDVNIPYQCTYGFSKDVKLLNMTDYNFESKDANYVGKH, encoded by the exons ATGAACATATTAATGCAGATGTGGATTTACAGAAAACTTCTTGTTAGATTTATGGCacagtatttttatttactgaatGTTGCTGCTTCAG CGGAAGGAATTGGATGGAAGCTTCAAACAATTCCAGCAGTATTTGGTAGTGATGTAGTGTTAGAGTGTATACTTCCATCAAGTACATGCTGTGACAGATACACCAGGAGATGGCTAGGTGGGGGAAATCTGAATTTGCTGATAATGGATGGTATATCATCAAAACCAGACAAATACTCAGAAGAATTTACAAAGGAATCCCGTTCATCCAAATTAACAATACATAGTCTAGATTCAAAGGATGTAAATATACCGTATCAATGTACTTACGGGTTTTCAAAGGATGTCAAATTGCTCAATATGACAGACTACAATTTTGAAA GCAAGGATGCCAATTATGTTGGAAaacattaa